The nucleotide sequence CTAATCAATACTACTTACCACACGTAGGTGCCCACGGCGCCGGGGGCCAGGGTGGAGGCAAATGTGCGGCCGCCGTGGCGCACGCTGAATGTTTGGGCGGTGGGGTTGTCGTTCTGCACAATCAGCACCCGGTCGCCGTTGGGCGCCTTGAAGGCCACGTTGGCCAGCTTGCCGGTTACCGTGGAGGCTATGCGCACCGAACCGGGCCGTACAAACTTGCTGGCATGCGCAATGATGTAGTAAGCATCTTCGCGGCTGACGGTGTTGCCGTCCAGGGTGAGGGCGCCGCGGCACTCGGTGCAGCCGCCGGGCGTGTGCGGGTTCTGCTGCGGATCGGCGGCCAGGTTCCATTCCAGCACCGTGCGGGCCCAGTTGCGCGTGCCCCCGATAATGAGGGTGCGCACGTGCCAGGGCAGGTTTTCGGAGAAGTTGCTCTTCGAGCCCACCCACTGCTCGGTGAAGTACAGGTTCTTGTCGGGGTGGGCGTCGTGCACCTGGCTTAGGGCCTCAATGGGGCCGGCGTAGAGGTGAAACGCCGAGCCGTCCACGTACTGCTTGGCCTCGGGGTCGTTGAGGATGGTAATCGGGTAGTCGGGCCGGTCGGCATTGTGGTCGTAGACGATGATTTTGGTATCCAGCTTCGCCGCCTTGAACGTGGGGCCGAGGTGCTTCTTCACGAACTCGGCCTGCTGCTCGGCCAGCATCAGCAGGCTGGGGTTGTTGCCGGGGTGCAAAGGCTCGTTCT is from Hymenobacter yonginensis and encodes:
- a CDS encoding glycoside hydrolase family 30 protein, with the translated sequence MISTFRSTGFSLLLLLGLGAGCQRPPQAGTAQAPASTNRSAAFWLTNPDKSALFQLQPAPTWSASPATGSVIEVDDSQTFQPIDGFGYCLTGGSAELLHRMDAPKRAALLQELFGTTGNAIGVSYLRLSIGASDLDAQVFSYDDLPAGQTDPTLAKFSLAPDRTHLLPILKEILAINPAIKLLGSPWSPPTWMKTKNNSKGGSLKPEFYDAYARYFVKYVQQMKAEGVRIDAITIQNEPLHPGNNPSLLMLAEQQAEFVKKHLGPTFKAAKLDTKIIVYDHNADRPDYPITILNDPEAKQYVDGSAFHLYAGPIEALSQVHDAHPDKNLYFTEQWVGSKSNFSENLPWHVRTLIIGGTRNWARTVLEWNLAADPQQNPHTPGGCTECRGALTLDGNTVSREDAYYIIAHASKFVRPGSVRIASTVTGKLANVAFKAPNGDRVLIVQNDNPTAQTFSVRHGGRTFASTLAPGAVGTYVW